One Candidatus Delongbacteria bacterium genomic window carries:
- the rpsT gene encoding 30S ribosomal protein S20: protein MAHHKSCIKRIKTAAEANARNRAWRSRMRTEIRKLREMSEAGAATEQYRKITSMLDRLVCKNVLKANNAANRKSRLAHFVATLG from the coding sequence ATGGCCCACCACAAGTCCTGCATCAAGCGAATCAAGACCGCAGCCGAAGCCAACGCCCGCAATCGCGCCTGGCGCAGTCGCATGCGTACCGAAATCCGCAAGCTGCGCGAGATGAGCGAAGCCGGTGCCGCCACCGAGCAGTACCGCAAGATCACCAGCATGCTGGATCGCCTGGTCTGCAAGAACGTGCTCAAGGCCAACAACGCCGCCAACCGCAAATCGCGTCTGGCCCACTTCGTGGCCACCCTCGGTTAG
- a CDS encoding insulinase family protein — MTQFPDFISPVPGTRTHGYRLIKQELLESLDLRAWQLVHERTGARHLHLQSSQGEKTFVMGFRTLPEDHSGVAHILEHSVLEGSKAYPVHLFRHLSGRSLYTYLNAMTSSDHTFYPFASTDDTDYRNLMSCYLDACFHPLLKDETFLQEGWRLENENPEDASTPLQFKGVVFNEMKAALANPDGWFHRVMRRELFPEGVYSVESGGIPAHFPELDVHGLREFHERHYHPSNSWCITFGDQDPADLLAALDRVFADFESRDPVPFDWHQTPWSAPRRVTRTLPVAEGSAAAEQRMAAVGWRLPDTADSVRTLELGFLFEVIAGNLSAPLNKRLLECGLGSGLAPAGFNSWGAQSWFGAGLKGIDPERVGEMEDVIDAELRRLEREGIESDAIEAVLDRWEFELRNTDSGRSPWGLSLSFDVLAAWMNGSDPFELLHSDEQLEQIRLATRDPRFLPTLIRTHLLENPERLSLVMLPEAGGSEREQREEDEELARRAASLDDAGRAAILEDARRVKAYRDDPQDLSCLPDLDPALISREARRLPVAHGTLKGAASVLRFAQPTNGIVHLRLALSVDALGAGLADEDLLSLLPRFSLAGRGIEATARRIQSVTGGIGLGGFHGMASDGQRDVHRMLLSSRCLERRLPECIELLEQVLFEPDLDAPERLRELCGLVRSNLRGGVVSSATSYVNAEALALVSPMGRLHSLVDGIEGVQRVHALDPEGRELGEALRAQLERVFTTESPVLALAGSAQGMDRAQELFRPLLDRIAARATRPAASAELAVVADMPAELKAWITDVNGAFVAEGMPAPAYTDPDAPLLFLLTKLMVKPLYTRIRAEGGAYGAAASYLANYRSLVLLSWRDPRIAGTLDDYRRTREELVAGSWSAAELKEARIAALRQLDSPVRPGMAAGTGLSMFLLGQSDTSRDAFRARLLDCGDADLKACATRWLRPGEAGARVVLTTASQLASEARGLSVDSAEVFPDASRP, encoded by the coding sequence GTGACCCAGTTTCCCGACTTCATCTCCCCCGTTCCCGGAACACGTACCCATGGTTACCGCCTGATCAAGCAGGAGCTGCTAGAGAGCCTGGACCTGCGGGCCTGGCAGTTGGTGCACGAGCGCACCGGTGCCCGGCACCTGCATCTGCAGTCGAGCCAGGGTGAAAAAACCTTCGTGATGGGCTTTCGCACCCTGCCCGAAGACCATTCCGGGGTGGCCCACATTCTCGAACACAGCGTGCTCGAGGGCTCGAAGGCCTACCCGGTGCACCTGTTTCGCCATCTGAGCGGCCGCTCCCTGTACACCTATCTCAACGCTATGACGTCCTCGGATCACACGTTCTATCCCTTCGCCTCCACGGACGACACCGACTACCGCAACCTGATGTCCTGTTACCTGGACGCCTGTTTCCATCCACTGCTCAAGGACGAAACTTTCCTTCAGGAAGGGTGGCGACTGGAGAACGAGAATCCCGAGGACGCGTCCACGCCGCTGCAGTTCAAGGGCGTGGTCTTCAACGAGATGAAGGCCGCGCTGGCCAACCCGGATGGCTGGTTCCATCGCGTGATGAGACGCGAGCTCTTTCCCGAAGGTGTCTACTCGGTGGAGTCGGGAGGCATTCCGGCCCATTTCCCCGAGCTGGACGTGCACGGTCTGCGAGAGTTCCACGAGCGCCACTACCATCCTTCGAACAGCTGGTGCATCACATTCGGTGATCAGGACCCGGCCGACCTGCTGGCCGCACTGGATCGGGTCTTCGCCGACTTCGAGTCCCGCGATCCGGTGCCCTTCGACTGGCACCAGACGCCATGGTCCGCACCACGGCGCGTGACACGGACCCTGCCGGTGGCCGAAGGCAGTGCCGCCGCCGAGCAGCGCATGGCCGCGGTGGGCTGGCGCCTGCCGGACACGGCGGACAGCGTCCGGACCCTCGAGCTGGGCTTCCTGTTCGAGGTGATCGCGGGCAATCTGAGCGCCCCGCTGAACAAGCGCCTGCTGGAATGTGGTCTGGGCAGTGGTCTGGCCCCCGCGGGATTCAATTCCTGGGGCGCCCAGAGCTGGTTCGGCGCCGGACTGAAAGGCATCGACCCGGAGCGCGTGGGCGAGATGGAAGACGTGATCGACGCGGAGCTGCGCCGACTGGAGCGGGAGGGCATCGAGAGCGACGCGATCGAGGCGGTCCTGGACCGCTGGGAGTTCGAGCTGCGCAATACCGACAGTGGGCGCTCGCCCTGGGGCCTGAGTCTGTCCTTTGATGTGCTGGCGGCCTGGATGAACGGTTCCGATCCCTTTGAGCTGCTGCATTCCGACGAGCAGCTCGAGCAGATCCGTCTGGCCACCCGTGACCCGCGCTTCCTGCCCACACTGATCAGGACTCACCTGCTGGAGAATCCCGAGCGCCTGAGCCTGGTGATGCTGCCCGAAGCCGGTGGCAGCGAGCGCGAACAGCGCGAGGAAGACGAGGAGCTGGCCCGCCGCGCCGCGAGCCTTGATGACGCCGGCCGCGCCGCGATTCTCGAGGACGCCCGCCGGGTCAAGGCCTACCGCGACGATCCCCAGGATCTTTCCTGTCTGCCCGATCTGGACCCCGCGCTGATTTCGCGGGAGGCGCGTCGCCTGCCCGTGGCACACGGTACTCTGAAGGGCGCGGCCAGCGTGTTGCGTTTTGCTCAGCCCACCAACGGCATCGTGCATCTGAGGCTGGCCCTTTCCGTGGACGCCCTGGGCGCTGGACTGGCCGACGAGGACCTGTTGTCCCTGCTGCCGCGCTTCTCGCTGGCCGGCCGGGGCATCGAGGCCACCGCACGGCGGATCCAGTCGGTCACCGGCGGCATCGGTCTGGGCGGATTTCACGGCATGGCCAGTGACGGCCAGCGGGACGTGCACCGCATGCTGCTCAGCTCGCGCTGCCTCGAGCGGCGCCTGCCCGAGTGCATCGAATTGCTCGAGCAGGTGCTCTTCGAACCCGATCTGGATGCGCCGGAACGCCTGCGCGAGCTGTGCGGTCTGGTACGCAGCAACCTGCGTGGCGGTGTGGTTTCCAGTGCGACGTCCTATGTCAATGCCGAAGCTCTGGCGCTGGTCTCACCCATGGGCAGGCTGCACTCGCTCGTGGACGGCATCGAGGGCGTCCAGCGCGTGCACGCCCTGGATCCGGAAGGCCGGGAGCTCGGCGAGGCGCTGCGCGCACAACTGGAGCGCGTGTTCACCACCGAATCACCCGTGCTGGCCCTCGCGGGCAGTGCCCAGGGCATGGACAGGGCGCAGGAGCTGTTCCGTCCCTTGCTGGATCGCATCGCGGCCCGCGCCACCAGGCCGGCGGCGAGCGCGGAACTGGCTGTCGTGGCCGACATGCCCGCGGAGCTGAAAGCCTGGATCACGGATGTCAACGGGGCCTTCGTGGCCGAGGGCATGCCCGCTCCCGCCTACACCGACCCCGACGCGCCGCTGCTTTTCCTGCTGACCAAACTGATGGTCAAGCCTCTGTATACCCGCATTCGTGCCGAAGGCGGCGCTTACGGGGCGGCCGCCAGTTATCTGGCCAACTACCGGTCGCTGGTGCTGCTTTCCTGGCGCGATCCCCGGATTGCCGGTACCCTGGACGACTATCGCCGGACACGCGAGGAACTGGTGGCCGGCAGCTGGAGTGCCGCCGAACTCAAGGAAGCACGCATCGCCGCGCTGCGCCAGCTGGATTCGCCCGTGCGACCCGGCATGGCGGCCGGCACCGGGCTCTCGATGTTCCTGCTGGGCCAGAGCGACACCTCGCGTGATGCCTTCCGTGCGCGCCTGCTCGATTGCGGTGACGCCGACCTGAAGGCCTGTGCCACGCGCTGGCTTCGCCCGGGCGAAGCCGGAGCCCGTGTCGTGCTGACCACCGCCAGCCAGCTTGCCAGCGAGGCGCGCGGACTGAGCGTGGACTCGGCCGAAGTCTTTCCCGACGCGAGCCGACCATGA
- a CDS encoding DUF3108 domain-containing protein has translation MRALLFLWILLLAAPRGQAGVPFGSGEVIQFRIGWGLIHAGTSWLRVKDTLSVRGRLCWELESEALSNDVISALYPVRDRVTSLMDVRDLTSRGLSKNLREGRYKKDRRFEIDPEAGQIRKIKAGEPVRVETLAHHVQDVLSAFYWLRTRPLEVGKVEYVSTVDELKNYSLAIKVLAREKVKVKAGEFDCFKVQPVLVGDGLFKSEGEVFIWLTADERRIPVQMKSKIFIGSISAQMESYTAPLPADLPLDPAEAERVHQLARRHLRH, from the coding sequence ATGAGAGCCCTGCTGTTCCTCTGGATCCTGTTGCTTGCTGCCCCGCGCGGTCAGGCCGGAGTCCCGTTCGGCTCGGGCGAGGTGATCCAGTTCCGCATCGGCTGGGGCCTGATCCATGCCGGCACCAGCTGGCTGCGGGTCAAGGACACGCTCAGCGTGCGCGGGAGGCTCTGCTGGGAACTGGAGAGCGAGGCGCTTTCCAATGACGTGATCAGTGCGCTCTACCCGGTTCGCGACCGGGTGACCAGTCTGATGGATGTGCGTGATCTCACCAGCCGCGGGCTTTCCAAGAATCTGCGCGAGGGCCGCTACAAGAAGGACCGGCGCTTCGAGATTGACCCCGAAGCCGGACAGATCCGCAAGATCAAGGCCGGCGAACCGGTGCGCGTCGAGACACTTGCCCACCATGTGCAGGATGTGCTCTCGGCATTCTACTGGCTGCGTACCCGCCCGTTGGAAGTGGGCAAGGTCGAATATGTGAGCACCGTGGACGAACTCAAGAACTATTCCCTGGCGATCAAGGTGCTGGCTCGCGAGAAGGTCAAGGTCAAGGCCGGGGAGTTCGACTGTTTCAAGGTGCAGCCGGTGCTGGTGGGAGATGGTCTCTTCAAGTCCGAGGGCGAAGTGTTCATCTGGCTCACGGCGGACGAACGCCGGATTCCGGTGCAGATGAAGTCCAAGATCTTCATCGGCAGCATTTCCGCCCAGATGGAAAGCTACACCGCGCCCCTGCCCGCGGACCTGCCGCTGGACCCTGCCGAAGCGGAACGAGTACACCAGCTGGCGCGCCGTCACCTGCGTCATTGA
- the der gene encoding ribosome biogenesis GTPase Der codes for MKRLPVVAIIGQPNVGKSTLFNRLTKTRAAIVDDHPGVTRDRHLARMDWNGVEFRLMDTGGYVPDSKELFDLAIREQVDLALAEADVLLLLCNVQTGVTRTDEMMARIIRGTGKPFLLVVNKVDNQKLELETPEFWTLGLDEPMGVAANSGRHTGDLLDRIIELLPEMPSQIADQGLRVAIIGRPNVGKSSLVNRLLGDNRVLVTPVAGTTRDAIDTPVTVDGRKYVLVDTAGLRRRTKIRENIEFYSRLRTLSAIETAQVCMLLVEPAEGLTRQDIQVLEEAVTQRKGVALVVNKWDTVPEKETNTARKMQEEMLRNIHTLRWVPVLFISALTGQRAPRVLEMAERIAANRAQWLDPEELRSKMLGAIERRPPPAREGNWIRFRDVIQVRNDPPWIVFRCNHPEMLTTVYHRYLENQLRRAFDFEGVPIRLDFRRGRFIESESEDQEDTMKGVERPKGPAVFYGEAQGDEDDLDVLPVVNRDRDLDDDDDDDDDWEEIEEVEGDGEEEWDEEVEEDDDWDDDDDDDR; via the coding sequence ATGAAGCGTCTCCCGGTCGTTGCCATCATCGGACAGCCCAATGTGGGCAAGTCCACCCTCTTCAATCGCCTGACCAAAACCCGCGCCGCCATTGTGGACGACCATCCCGGTGTGACCCGCGACCGTCATCTGGCCCGCATGGACTGGAACGGTGTCGAGTTTCGCCTGATGGACACGGGCGGTTACGTGCCCGATTCGAAGGAACTCTTCGATCTGGCGATTCGCGAGCAGGTGGATCTGGCCCTTGCCGAAGCGGATGTGCTGCTGCTGCTCTGCAACGTGCAGACCGGTGTGACCCGTACCGATGAAATGATGGCCCGCATCATCCGGGGCACGGGCAAGCCCTTCCTGCTGGTGGTGAACAAGGTCGACAACCAGAAACTTGAACTGGAGACCCCCGAGTTCTGGACTCTGGGCCTTGACGAGCCGATGGGAGTTGCCGCCAACAGTGGTCGTCACACGGGCGACCTGCTGGATCGCATCATCGAGCTGCTGCCCGAAATGCCCAGCCAGATCGCCGATCAGGGCTTGCGCGTGGCGATCATCGGGCGGCCCAACGTGGGCAAGTCCTCGCTGGTCAACCGTCTGCTGGGCGACAATCGCGTCCTGGTGACGCCCGTGGCTGGCACCACACGGGACGCCATTGACACCCCGGTGACCGTGGACGGTCGCAAGTACGTACTGGTGGACACGGCGGGCCTGCGCCGCAGGACCAAGATTCGCGAGAACATCGAGTTCTACTCGCGTCTGCGCACGCTGTCGGCCATCGAGACCGCCCAGGTCTGCATGCTGCTGGTGGAACCGGCCGAAGGCCTGACCCGCCAGGACATCCAGGTGCTGGAAGAGGCCGTGACCCAGCGCAAGGGCGTGGCGCTGGTGGTGAACAAGTGGGACACGGTCCCCGAAAAGGAAACCAATACCGCACGCAAGATGCAGGAGGAGATGCTTCGGAACATCCACACCCTGCGCTGGGTTCCCGTGCTGTTCATTTCGGCCCTCACCGGGCAACGCGCGCCGCGCGTGCTGGAAATGGCCGAGCGCATCGCGGCCAACCGGGCCCAGTGGCTGGACCCCGAAGAACTGCGCAGCAAGATGCTGGGCGCCATCGAACGCCGCCCGCCACCCGCGCGAGAAGGCAACTGGATCCGTTTCCGGGACGTGATCCAGGTGCGCAACGATCCGCCATGGATCGTCTTCCGTTGCAACCACCCGGAAATGTTGACCACCGTGTATCATCGCTATCTGGAAAATCAGCTGAGACGTGCATTCGACTTTGAGGGAGTACCGATCCGGTTGGACTTCCGCCGGGGCCGGTTCATTGAGTCAGAAAGTGAAGACCAGGAGGACACGATGAAGGGTGTTGAGCGGCCGAAGGGCCCCGCCGTATTCTACGGTGAGGCACAGGGGGATGAGGACGATCTGGATGTTCTGCCCGTTGTGAACCGCGACCGTGACTTGGATGATGACGACGATGATGATGATGACTGGGAAGAGATCGAAGAGGTCGAAGGCGACGGCGAGGAAGAGTGGGACGAAGAGGTTGAAGAGGACGACGACTGGGACGATGACGACGACGATGATCGTTGA
- a CDS encoding cysteine--tRNA ligase has product MAIRFYNSMGREKQDFVPLIPGKVSLYTCGPTVHNYAHIGNFRTFLFEDLLRRFLRFRGLEVTQVMNITDVDDKTIRRSQEEGQSLGEYTGIYLKAFMEDLDTLRIERAEHYPAATDHTPEMVEMIKQLRERGHTYEHKGSIYFRLSSYPEYGRLSNVAPDQMVSSGRVDNDEYEKDDVRDFVLWKAWVPEDGDVFWETELGKGRPGWHLECSAMSIKYLGEHFDIHTGGVDNRFPHHENEIAQSVCATGHPFVNYWMHSEFLLVENAKMSKSKGNFFTLRDLVGQGFDPVAIRFTILRVHYRQQMNLSTEGLEQGAAAVRRIREFARRLAAGLDGSGAAEETARLVETCRRDFTEAMDDDLNTSGALGHFFTFLREANALADAGKLSAEDGVRMLGWVQEVDSLFAILAEERDTDLESQVEALVQARSQAKADKDWARADSLRQQISELGYTVKDTPQGPVWSRD; this is encoded by the coding sequence ATGGCGATTCGTTTCTACAACAGCATGGGTCGGGAAAAGCAGGACTTCGTGCCACTCATTCCGGGCAAGGTCAGCCTGTACACCTGCGGACCCACCGTGCACAACTACGCCCACATCGGCAACTTCCGCACCTTCCTCTTCGAGGACCTGCTGCGCCGTTTTCTCCGCTTTCGCGGGCTGGAGGTGACCCAGGTGATGAACATCACCGATGTGGACGACAAGACGATTCGCCGCAGTCAGGAGGAAGGCCAGAGTCTCGGTGAGTACACCGGGATCTACCTGAAAGCTTTCATGGAGGATCTGGACACCCTGCGCATCGAACGCGCCGAGCACTACCCGGCCGCCACGGATCACACACCCGAGATGGTGGAGATGATCAAGCAGCTGCGCGAGCGCGGCCACACCTACGAGCACAAGGGCTCGATCTATTTCCGGCTCTCCAGCTATCCCGAGTACGGGCGACTGAGCAATGTGGCCCCCGACCAGATGGTGTCCAGCGGGCGTGTGGACAACGACGAGTACGAGAAGGACGATGTACGCGACTTCGTGCTCTGGAAGGCCTGGGTACCCGAGGACGGCGACGTGTTCTGGGAAACCGAGCTGGGCAAGGGCCGCCCGGGCTGGCATCTGGAATGCTCGGCCATGAGCATCAAGTACCTGGGTGAGCACTTCGACATCCATACCGGCGGAGTGGACAACCGCTTCCCGCATCACGAGAACGAAATCGCCCAGAGCGTGTGCGCCACGGGGCATCCCTTCGTGAATTACTGGATGCACTCGGAATTCCTGCTGGTCGAAAACGCCAAGATGTCCAAGAGCAAGGGCAACTTCTTCACCCTGCGTGACCTGGTCGGGCAGGGCTTCGACCCGGTGGCGATCCGTTTCACCATTCTGCGTGTACACTACCGCCAGCAGATGAACCTGAGCACCGAGGGCCTGGAACAGGGGGCGGCCGCCGTGCGCCGGATCCGCGAGTTCGCCCGGCGCCTCGCGGCCGGGCTGGACGGCAGTGGAGCCGCGGAGGAGACTGCCCGCCTGGTCGAAACCTGCCGCCGGGATTTCACCGAGGCGATGGACGACGACCTCAACACATCCGGCGCGCTGGGGCACTTCTTCACGTTTCTGCGCGAGGCGAACGCCCTGGCCGACGCGGGCAAGCTGTCGGCCGAGGACGGAGTCCGCATGCTCGGGTGGGTGCAGGAGGTGGACAGCCTCTTCGCGATCCTGGCCGAGGAGCGTGACACGGACCTCGAATCGCAGGTGGAAGCCCTGGTCCAGGCCCGCAGCCAGGCCAAGGCCGACAAGGATTGGGCCCGGGCCGATTCGTTGCGCCAGCAGATTTCCGAGCTGGGCTACACGGTCAAGGACACGCCCCAGGGGCCAGTCTGGAGCCGCGACTGA
- a CDS encoding twin-arginine translocase TatA/TatE family subunit has product MSFPGGWEMLLILLGVLLLFGGKKIPEIAHGLGKAITEFKRGMRTPVEELKKEIQQDDPKDTKAP; this is encoded by the coding sequence ATGAGTTTCCCGGGTGGATGGGAAATGCTGCTGATCCTGCTGGGAGTGTTGCTGCTTTTCGGTGGCAAGAAGATCCCCGAGATCGCGCACGGCCTGGGCAAGGCCATCACCGAGTTCAAGCGCGGCATGCGCACTCCGGTGGAGGAGCTGAAGAAGGAAATCCAGCAGGACGACCCCAAGGACACCAAAGCTCCCTGA
- a CDS encoding PTS sugar transporter subunit IIA, with protein sequence MLLPEPWAVCSELKAGTAEELIQELGARLEGCPHVRDHQRFILDLLARERDTPTGLEHGCALPHARSAEVDDIVMLVGRSRQGVDFGAPDGPAHLFFLFGVPLRAITPYLKLVARLSGLLRAESYREALLAAEGDAEFLRCVRTGL encoded by the coding sequence ATGTTGTTGCCCGAACCCTGGGCGGTATGCTCCGAACTCAAGGCAGGCACTGCCGAGGAATTGATCCAGGAACTGGGCGCACGGCTCGAGGGCTGTCCTCATGTGCGCGACCACCAGCGGTTCATCCTGGACCTGCTGGCCCGCGAACGGGACACTCCCACCGGGCTGGAGCATGGGTGTGCCTTGCCCCATGCCCGCAGCGCGGAAGTGGACGACATCGTGATGCTGGTCGGACGCAGCCGGCAGGGCGTGGATTTTGGCGCTCCCGATGGTCCGGCGCACCTGTTCTTTCTTTTCGGGGTGCCCTTGCGGGCAATCACCCCTTACCTTAAGCTGGTCGCCCGCCTGTCGGGCCTGTTGCGCGCCGAATCCTACCGGGAAGCCCTGCTGGCCGCCGAAGGGGATGCGGAGTTCCTGCGGTGTGTGCGCACTGGTCTGTGA
- a CDS encoding UbiA family prenyltransferase codes for MRLADLFFLSRPTLFFVNWIILILGFHCPGNAPADSLNLWLLMLEYACISGAAVIVNQLHDLESDRANGKLLILDQGLVSVRAAWTLALGLLLSGIGVSLWLGWLNSLLTVGFFVLSGLVYNLPPLATKNRPWAGMVTLAPATSALYLQAALLGGLENPGSGVLHSLPILLACLGVGLLTTLPDREGDRQNGKRTFPVCYGEARTWQLAALFLLASCATGLALGQWVVALPALGALGLTAWGARQPDSSEAGPVSRWSILLQALALVPGWPWFGALMLGFWCAARVYYRRRFGLVYPRLGRDHGESA; via the coding sequence ATGCGCCTGGCGGATCTTTTTTTCCTCAGCCGCCCCACCCTGTTCTTCGTCAACTGGATCATCCTGATTCTGGGATTCCATTGCCCGGGCAATGCCCCGGCGGATTCCTTGAACCTTTGGCTGTTGATGCTGGAGTACGCCTGCATCTCGGGTGCGGCGGTCATCGTGAACCAGCTCCACGATCTGGAGAGCGACCGCGCCAACGGCAAGCTGCTGATTCTGGACCAGGGGCTGGTCAGCGTGCGGGCCGCGTGGACACTGGCGCTGGGCCTGCTGCTCAGCGGCATTGGAGTGTCGCTCTGGCTGGGCTGGCTCAACAGCCTGCTGACCGTGGGCTTCTTCGTGCTCTCGGGCCTTGTGTACAACCTGCCGCCGCTGGCCACCAAGAACCGGCCCTGGGCGGGCATGGTCACGCTGGCACCGGCCACCAGCGCGCTGTATCTTCAGGCGGCCCTTCTGGGAGGGCTGGAGAATCCCGGCTCAGGAGTGCTGCATTCCCTGCCGATCCTGCTGGCCTGCCTGGGTGTGGGCCTGCTGACCACCTTGCCCGACAGGGAAGGCGACCGCCAGAATGGCAAGCGCACCTTTCCGGTGTGTTACGGCGAAGCCCGCACCTGGCAACTGGCGGCCTTGTTTCTGCTGGCGTCCTGCGCCACGGGTCTGGCGCTCGGGCAATGGGTGGTGGCGCTGCCCGCCCTGGGCGCCCTGGGTCTGACCGCCTGGGGAGCGCGGCAGCCCGATTCCAGCGAGGCGGGGCCGGTCAGTCGCTGGTCGATCCTGCTGCAGGCCCTGGCGCTTGTGCCGGGCTGGCCCTGGTTCGGCGCCCTGATGCTGGGCTTCTGGTGTGCCGCACGCGTTTACTACCGCCGCCGCTTCGGGCTGGTCTATCCACGCCTGGGCCGCGATCATGGGGAGAGTGCCTGA
- a CDS encoding lytic murein transglycosylase, with amino-acid sequence MQGTTPMLRSLLLALLLCVTRGQAAGERPFNQDEQDFLRQCLRRADFSESTIDSLALAERSFLPRAIEINLHTTNSADPYQKFFEDSVITRLAGFLVDQDSLLRAAEQIWGVPPRITGAILMIETRLGAYTGKWNLVDLNLSLQLARLNRVIEQNADSALARELRAGGSAERNALRARISKRAVSRATRSLGELQAFWDVYGGSPDWHLQAGSWAGALGLCQFMPSSLKAYGRDGDGDGAVNLFHLPDAVASMGNYLKQNGWKAGVPPEKQRRVLRRYNHSDAYVDTVIRLGEFAAARASAGAPATP; translated from the coding sequence ATGCAAGGAACCACCCCCATGCTGCGCTCGTTGCTGCTTGCCCTGTTGCTCTGTGTCACGCGTGGGCAGGCGGCCGGGGAGCGTCCCTTCAATCAGGATGAACAGGACTTTCTGCGTCAATGCCTGCGACGGGCCGACTTCAGCGAGTCCACCATCGACAGCCTGGCGCTTGCCGAACGCAGCTTCCTGCCCCGGGCGATCGAGATCAACCTGCACACAACCAACAGCGCCGACCCCTACCAGAAGTTCTTCGAGGATTCGGTGATCACGCGTCTCGCCGGTTTTCTGGTGGATCAGGACAGCCTGCTGCGGGCTGCCGAGCAGATCTGGGGCGTTCCCCCACGGATCACGGGCGCGATCCTGATGATCGAAACCCGCCTGGGAGCCTATACGGGCAAGTGGAATCTGGTGGACCTGAATCTCAGCCTGCAGCTTGCCCGCCTGAATCGGGTGATCGAGCAGAACGCCGACAGCGCCCTGGCTCGTGAGCTGCGTGCCGGTGGCTCCGCCGAGCGCAACGCCCTGCGCGCACGGATCAGCAAGCGCGCCGTTTCGCGCGCGACACGCTCGCTCGGTGAACTGCAGGCTTTCTGGGATGTATACGGCGGCTCGCCGGACTGGCATCTGCAGGCCGGGAGCTGGGCAGGTGCGCTGGGACTGTGCCAGTTCATGCCCAGCAGCCTGAAGGCCTATGGCCGTGACGGGGACGGGGATGGCGCGGTGAATCTGTTTCACCTGCCGGATGCCGTGGCCAGCATGGGCAACTATCTCAAGCAGAATGGCTGGAAAGCCGGGGTGCCCCCGGAGAAACAGCGCCGTGTGCTGCGCCGCTACAATCACAGCGATGCCTATGTGGATACGGTCATCCGCCTGGGCGAGTTCGCCGCCGCCAGAGCGTCCGCGGGCGCCCCTGCCACCCCCTGA
- a CDS encoding AI-2E family transporter: MRQGLEQRLREVIQIFRAWAIGQLLVSLAIGLLTWGGLAWGTLPGAGWLGLMTGLLSLVPFFGLAVSLLVSLLVAVFQQAPLAAVSVVAGTFLAVQLLESLLLSPLILGRSVGVHPLGVLVALVVCGAVLGPFGVLLAVPLAALAWKWGRGLFQMPPGRSGSSSASEETPR, translated from the coding sequence GTGCGACAGGGTCTTGAACAGCGACTGCGCGAGGTGATCCAGATCTTCAGGGCCTGGGCCATCGGGCAACTGCTGGTCAGTCTGGCCATCGGGCTGCTCACCTGGGGGGGGCTGGCCTGGGGCACGCTCCCCGGTGCCGGTTGGCTCGGATTGATGACCGGGCTGCTGTCCCTGGTGCCATTCTTCGGTCTGGCCGTCTCACTGCTTGTCAGTCTGCTGGTCGCCGTTTTCCAACAAGCTCCGCTGGCCGCGGTTTCCGTGGTGGCGGGCACATTTCTGGCCGTGCAACTGCTCGAAAGCCTGCTGCTTTCCCCACTGATCCTGGGGCGCAGCGTCGGTGTGCACCCGTTGGGGGTGCTGGTGGCGCTGGTCGTTTGTGGAGCCGTGCTGGGTCCCTTCGGGGTGCTCCTGGCCGTGCCGCTGGCCGCCCTGGCCTGGAAGTGGGGGCGCGGCCTGTTCCAGATGCCGCCCGGCAGATCCGGGTCCTCTTCCGCAAGTGAGGAAACTCCTCGATGA
- a CDS encoding Sua5/YciO/YrdC/YwlC family protein has product MAADALPILNDSRCLHLLTRGEVLLLPVDTLFGLACRADSGSAVDRLYHLKGRAPSKAISLAFGTLTALETMLEPEPRLLERLSRLLPGPVTVVMPTPVRFARRFPRWKDTVGVRVPGPSPASSLLNLLEWPLALSSANLSGAADMRSVDELDPGLVDGIAGRLAGSPPLARGSSVIRLDASGWSLLRAGACSLEELTERLGEPS; this is encoded by the coding sequence ATGGCTGCTGACGCACTTCCAATCCTGAATGACTCCCGTTGCCTGCACCTGCTGACCCGCGGTGAGGTTCTGTTGTTGCCCGTGGATACGCTCTTCGGACTGGCTTGCCGAGCGGATTCCGGATCCGCGGTGGACCGCTTGTATCATCTGAAGGGCCGCGCACCCAGCAAGGCCATTTCGCTGGCTTTCGGCACTCTGACGGCCCTGGAGACGATGCTGGAACCCGAACCCCGCCTGCTGGAACGCCTGTCCCGACTGCTACCGGGGCCCGTCACCGTGGTGATGCCCACCCCGGTCCGCTTCGCGCGACGATTTCCGCGCTGGAAGGACACCGTTGGAGTGCGGGTCCCGGGACCTTCCCCCGCATCGTCGTTGTTGAATCTGCTGGAGTGGCCTCTGGCCCTGAGCAGCGCGAATCTGAGCGGTGCTGCCGATATGAGGTCCGTCGATGAACTGGATCCTGGTCTGGTCGACGGAATCGCAGGCCGGCTGGCAGGTTCGCCCCCGCTGGCCCGGGGCAGTTCCGTGATCCGGCTGGATGCATCGGGCTGGAGCCTGTTGCGTGCCGGGGCCTGTTCCCTTGAAGAACTGACCGAGCGACTTGGAGAGCCGTCATGA